The Thermoanaerobaculales bacterium genome contains a region encoding:
- a CDS encoding phage terminase small subunit P27 family produces MAKRGPKPKPRAVRELEGNPGRRALPPRLDLRVGTTCPRWLPTGAKQEWRRVYPGLAAAGLITPLDRAALAAYCVAYDDWHMASAAIRKWGAKYGTLHYRTRSGAVKAIPELALARAAQENMRRWAVELGATPSSRTSVSPVDPRAAEEDPLLDFLRGGIGAAAPPPEDDPPN; encoded by the coding sequence ATGGCCAAGCGAGGCCCCAAACCGAAGCCGCGGGCGGTGCGCGAGCTCGAGGGCAATCCCGGGCGCCGGGCCCTGCCCCCCCGCCTGGATCTGCGCGTCGGAACGACCTGCCCGAGATGGCTGCCGACAGGCGCGAAACAGGAGTGGCGGCGCGTCTATCCGGGCCTCGCCGCGGCCGGCCTGATCACCCCCCTCGACCGAGCGGCCCTCGCCGCCTACTGCGTCGCCTACGACGACTGGCACATGGCCTCCGCGGCGATCCGGAAGTGGGGCGCGAAGTACGGAACCCTCCACTATCGGACCAGAAGCGGCGCCGTGAAGGCGATTCCCGAGCTCGCACTCGCCCGCGCGGCGCAGGAGAACATGCGGCGGTGGGCGGTTGAGCTCGGCGCAACCCCGAGCTCGAGGACGAGCGTCTCGCCCGTCGACCCCCGGGCAGCTGAGGAGGATCCGCTGTTGGACTTCCTTCGCGGCGGGATCGGGGCGGCCGCGCCGCCGCCGGAGGACGACCCGCCCAACTGA